One part of the Desulfonema ishimotonii genome encodes these proteins:
- a CDS encoding tetratricopeptide repeat protein, translating to MKHFLHLTSVMLGEPGNGLSAGYENTVLAGQILLKNSGGKPLAGVQVSVRGASPAVSDSNGQFEMVFAKKEPGDRVRLTLKKDGYEVVNRKELVTVLRADPDDLLVIVMGEAGERDRLALVYYEISERSIRESFDTELKRINDNYEKSLTEKGAAIEKLKIERDAALSQARDLAEKFAEVNLDEASEIYKEAFGLFWDGKVKAALKVLDDAKLDRAHESAKKQKEKAEKRFRQSIENYMLKARLSVTVFEFEDAERNFQKAVEADSENFNNVYEFAGFLYKLNRFSEAVPVCQKALSIAEKSGNEKNIALSSNALGFLHDYRNENKLAERAYKRALEIYEKLALTQPETYEPYVADIQNNLGTFYDKRDDSDAAKKAYWRALELYEKLALTQPETYEPGVAMIQNNLGNFYDKRDDSDAAKKAYWRALELYEKLALTQPETYEPYVADIQNNLGTFYDKRDDSDAAKKAYWRALELYEKLALTQPETYEPYVATTQNNLGTFYDKRNDFEAAEKAYGRALEIREKLALTQPETYEPDLCMTLANLSSYYARWFEKDGAEDHKEKAMSYAQRVVELAERHSHIPMVLKYVNAANYVLKNFQTNR from the coding sequence ATGAAACATTTTCTTCATCTGACATCGGTGATGTTGGGCGAACCGGGCAATGGTTTGTCTGCGGGGTATGAAAACACAGTGCTTGCGGGGCAGATTCTTCTGAAAAACAGCGGCGGAAAGCCCCTTGCCGGGGTGCAGGTTTCCGTGCGGGGCGCAAGCCCGGCGGTGTCTGACAGCAACGGGCAGTTCGAGATGGTTTTTGCAAAGAAAGAACCGGGCGACCGGGTGCGGCTGACCCTGAAAAAAGACGGGTACGAGGTGGTGAACCGCAAGGAACTGGTGACGGTGCTGCGGGCGGACCCGGATGATCTTCTGGTCATTGTGATGGGGGAGGCAGGGGAGCGCGACCGGCTGGCGCTGGTGTATTATGAAATTTCCGAGCGGAGCATCCGGGAGAGCTTTGATACAGAGTTGAAGCGCATCAATGACAATTATGAAAAGAGCCTGACGGAAAAGGGCGCGGCCATTGAAAAGCTGAAGATTGAGCGGGATGCGGCTCTGTCGCAGGCCAGAGATCTGGCAGAGAAATTTGCGGAAGTGAATCTGGATGAGGCATCCGAAATTTACAAAGAGGCGTTCGGGCTGTTCTGGGATGGAAAGGTGAAAGCGGCGCTGAAGGTGCTGGATGACGCCAAACTGGACCGGGCACATGAATCCGCGAAGAAGCAAAAGGAAAAGGCGGAAAAGCGGTTCCGGCAGAGCATTGAAAACTACATGCTGAAAGCCCGACTGAGTGTCACTGTTTTTGAATTTGAAGATGCGGAAAGGAATTTTCAAAAGGCTGTGGAAGCGGATTCGGAGAATTTTAATAATGTTTATGAATTTGCCGGATTTCTGTACAAACTGAATCGATTTTCAGAGGCCGTGCCGGTTTGCCAGAAAGCGTTATCCATTGCGGAAAAATCCGGGAATGAAAAAAACATCGCCCTCTCGTCAAATGCTCTGGGTTTTTTGCATGATTACAGAAATGAGAACAAGCTTGCAGAAAGGGCGTATAAACGCGCATTGGAAATTTACGAAAAATTGGCCCTGACACAGCCGGAAACCTATGAGCCTTATGTAGCGGACATACAGAACAATCTGGGAACTTTTTACGACAAACGCGATGATTCCGATGCCGCGAAAAAAGCGTATTGGCGGGCATTGGAACTTTATGAAAAATTGGCCCTGACACAGCCGGAAACCTATGAGCCGGGTGTGGCCATGATCCAGAACAATCTGGGGAATTTTTACGACAAACGCGATGATTCCGATGCCGCAAAAAAAGCGTATTGGCGGGCATTGGAACTTTATGAAAAATTGGCCCTGACACAGCCGGAAACCTATGAGCCTTATGTAGCGGACATACAGAACAATCTGGGAACTTTTTACGACAAACGCGATGATTCCGATGCCGCGAAAAAAGCGTATTGGCGGGCATTGGAACTTTATGAAAAATTGGCCCTGACACAGCCGGAAACCTATGAGCCTTATGTGGCGACCACGCAGAACAATCTGGGAACTTTTTACGACAAACGCAATGATTTCGAAGCAGCGGAAAAGGCGTATGGTCGCGCATTGGAAATCAGAGAAAAACTGGCCCTGACGCAGCCGGAAACCTATGAGCCGGATCTTTGTATGACATTGGCAAATTTATCATCATATTACGCCCGCTGGTTTGAGAAGGACGGTGCAGAAGATCATAAAGAAAAAGCAATGTCATACGCACAACGTGTTGTGGAATTGGCGGAAAGACATTCTCACATTCCAATGGTTCTCAAATACGTTAATGCCGCAAATTATGTGCTCAAAAATTTCCAAACAAACCGGTAG
- a CDS encoding ABC transporter ATP-binding protein encodes MNILEARHLTRTYTIGDREIRVLDDISLAVPRGEFTVIEGSSGSGKTTLLTLLSGLDRPTAGSVFVRETDITHMTEDALAPLRNETFGFVFQSFHLVPSLTTLENVSFPAELGRDRAAREKAARLLERVGLQARGRNYPHQLSGGEKQRVAICRALINAPEIIFADEPTGNLDSENSDAILRLLLSLRQEQGVTLVLVTHSPEIAEMADRVITLRDGRIISEKRHAE; translated from the coding sequence ATGAACATCCTCGAAGCCCGACACCTGACCCGGACCTACACCATCGGAGACCGGGAAATCCGCGTCCTGGACGACATCTCCCTTGCCGTGCCACGGGGCGAGTTTACCGTCATCGAGGGGAGCAGCGGCAGCGGCAAGACCACGCTCCTCACACTGCTCTCCGGCCTGGACCGACCCACTGCCGGCAGCGTCTTTGTCCGGGAGACCGATATCACCCACATGACAGAGGACGCGCTGGCCCCCCTGCGCAATGAAACCTTCGGGTTTGTCTTCCAGTCCTTTCATCTGGTTCCCTCCCTGACGACCCTGGAAAACGTCTCCTTTCCGGCTGAACTGGGCCGGGACCGGGCGGCCCGGGAAAAAGCGGCCCGGCTGCTGGAACGGGTGGGGCTTCAGGCCCGTGGCCGCAACTATCCCCACCAGCTTTCGGGCGGTGAAAAACAGCGGGTGGCCATCTGCCGCGCCCTGATCAACGCGCCGGAGATCATCTTTGCGGACGAGCCGACCGGCAACCTCGATTCCGAAAACAGCGACGCCATCCTCCGACTGCTCCTGTCGCTCCGGCAAGAGCAGGGCGTCACCCTGGTTCTGGTGACCCACAGCCCGGAAATTGCGGAAATGGCCGACCGGGTCATCACCCTGCGGGACGGCAGAATTATCTCAGAGAAACGCCATGCTGAATAG
- a CDS encoding histone deacetylase family protein: protein MKVIFHEDFYTVYTTDPAAYAGRMEAITETIGNDVDIIPAVPASEADISAVHTEEHIRNVRRKGLYEIAALAAGGAIQAAEIGMTEPCFGLIRPPGHHASADSSWGFCYFNNMAIALCALKRKGKIETAFVLDFDLHYGDGNVNILGDKNWVRLHNPPERIREDYIRETARTLSSVSADIIGISAGFDHHEDDWGGLLKTEDYYTIGAMARDRADACAGGCFAILEGGYNHDVLGQNVAALLEGLSA, encoded by the coding sequence ATGAAAGTCATTTTTCACGAAGATTTTTACACGGTCTACACCACTGACCCGGCTGCATATGCGGGCAGAATGGAAGCCATCACGGAAACCATCGGAAATGACGTTGACATTATCCCGGCTGTTCCCGCATCAGAGGCCGACATCTCCGCAGTCCACACAGAAGAACACATCCGAAACGTCCGGCGGAAAGGGCTGTACGAAATTGCCGCACTCGCAGCCGGCGGCGCGATTCAGGCCGCTGAAATCGGCATGACCGAACCGTGCTTCGGCCTGATCCGCCCCCCCGGGCATCACGCCTCGGCCGACTCCTCCTGGGGATTCTGCTATTTCAACAACATGGCCATCGCCCTTTGCGCGCTTAAACGAAAAGGAAAAATTGAAACCGCCTTTGTCCTCGATTTTGACCTCCACTACGGGGATGGCAACGTCAATATCCTGGGGGACAAAAACTGGGTCAGACTCCACAACCCGCCGGAACGGATACGGGAAGATTATATCCGGGAGACCGCACGGACACTCTCATCCGTCAGCGCGGACATCATCGGCATCTCCGCCGGGTTTGACCACCACGAGGATGACTGGGGCGGGCTGCTGAAAACCGAAGATTATTACACCATAGGCGCAATGGCCCGGGATCGGGCCGACGCCTGCGCCGGCGGATGCTTTGCCATCCTGGAGGGCGGCTACAACCACGACGTGCTGGGACAGAATGTCGCCGCCCTGCTGGAAGGGCTTTCAGCGTGA
- a CDS encoding arylesterase, which translates to MRIRRISLAVVVMMFTLFFSGCEQKQEPAAQRDKPAEPVYEGTVVAVGDSLTEGYGLEEEQAYPALLGRKLNSSGYGFRVINAGISGETSSGTLSRVRWILTLKPDIVILETGANDGLRGIDPQLTRKNIDEIIRILGENNVIVVLAGMQMVRNMGAEYTAAFAEIYPALARKHGLIFIPFFLRGVAGEARLSQADGIHPTPEGYQRVADTVYPCAVKAIGRLRSRKTG; encoded by the coding sequence ATGAGGATAAGGCGGATCAGTCTGGCGGTGGTCGTTATGATGTTCACTCTTTTTTTCAGCGGCTGCGAGCAAAAGCAGGAGCCTGCGGCACAGCGGGATAAGCCCGCAGAGCCGGTATATGAGGGCACGGTTGTGGCGGTCGGTGACAGTCTCACGGAGGGGTACGGGCTGGAAGAGGAGCAGGCCTATCCGGCCCTGCTGGGCCGGAAGCTGAACAGCAGCGGCTATGGGTTCCGGGTGATCAACGCCGGTATCAGCGGCGAGACCAGCAGCGGAACCCTGTCACGGGTCAGGTGGATACTGACCCTGAAGCCGGATATCGTGATCCTTGAGACCGGGGCCAACGACGGGCTGCGGGGCATTGATCCGCAACTGACCCGGAAGAATATTGACGAAATCATCCGCATCCTCGGAGAAAACAACGTGATTGTCGTGCTGGCCGGAATGCAGATGGTCCGCAACATGGGCGCGGAATACACAGCGGCCTTTGCAGAGATATATCCGGCCCTTGCCCGGAAGCACGGCCTGATTTTCATTCCCTTTTTTCTCAGAGGCGTTGCCGGAGAAGCCCGGCTCAGTCAGGCGGACGGCATCCACCCCACCCCGGAGGGCTATCAGCGGGTTGCGGATACGGTTTACCCCTGTGCGGTGAAGGCTATCGGGCGGCTGCGAAGCCGGAAAACCGGCTAA
- a CDS encoding methyl-accepting chemotaxis protein codes for MKRFKLSLGVKIGSGYAVLILILIILGGISAWNIQKVRKQSTLLGKEYVHEVRLAHHITRDAQETVSEIHRYIANNGDRNFLEKALNSLSFLKNDIAEAKALAADATHLSVLGTAVKNIEPDVSEYEKYLDEIARKYDEIADLRQTLDQAAQAFTDNCNQLMTYQRESAETEILADFPPERQYERLKKIALIDDLTNLAHTTQNGILKALVRRNPALLRDAWKNFGAIENKYREILELINMAENIEKVKTSQSANLAYKNAMKNYLDNWTAIQKQENELKTLTDRILNNAMTAGQNGIAETEEIAARTVSSIDLTSKVNMTGIIGALVLALIISTFITRSITRSVLRMIGHINRGSEQVAAASGQLRSASNSLARGASEQAAAAEETASSMEQMASVTLQNADNARMADTLMNEAVTVVKTANRSMDELTGSMTEIIRASQETGAIIKTIDEIAFQTNLLALNAAVEAARAGEAGAGFAVVASEVKNLATRSAEAARNTAGLIEETLEKIQKGSDVVTNANDAFSEVYQISTKAGELVSEIAAASDDQTRGIDQVKKGIEEMDLVIQQNAANAEETSSAASQMHAQARQMKAVVRELVVLVTGNSSDLTVQGENIVAHTASEEYAPALPDETDMPEPETRNHQQARLPRKEISPEEVIPFDEDDFRDFKDF; via the coding sequence ATGAAGCGTTTCAAACTGAGTCTGGGCGTAAAAATCGGCTCCGGCTACGCCGTTCTGATTCTGATTCTGATCATTCTGGGCGGCATCTCGGCCTGGAACATACAAAAGGTCAGAAAGCAGTCCACCCTGCTGGGGAAGGAATATGTCCATGAGGTCAGACTTGCCCACCACATAACACGCGATGCCCAGGAAACCGTATCTGAGATACACAGGTATATCGCCAATAACGGTGACAGGAATTTTCTGGAAAAAGCCCTGAATAGCCTCAGTTTTCTTAAAAACGATATCGCAGAGGCAAAGGCGCTGGCGGCGGATGCCACCCACCTGAGCGTACTCGGCACGGCCGTAAAAAACATTGAACCCGATGTCTCAGAATATGAAAAATATCTTGACGAGATTGCCCGGAAATATGATGAAATAGCCGATCTCCGCCAGACCCTTGACCAGGCGGCCCAGGCGTTTACAGACAATTGCAACCAGCTGATGACCTATCAGCGGGAAAGCGCGGAAACGGAAATCCTGGCGGATTTTCCGCCGGAAAGACAGTACGAACGCCTGAAAAAAATTGCGCTGATTGATGACCTGACCAACCTGGCCCATACGACACAAAACGGCATCCTTAAAGCCCTGGTTCGCCGGAACCCCGCCCTGCTCAGGGACGCCTGGAAAAATTTCGGGGCCATAGAAAATAAATACCGTGAAATCCTGGAACTCATCAACATGGCGGAGAATATTGAAAAGGTGAAAACGAGTCAGTCGGCCAATCTTGCATATAAAAATGCCATGAAAAATTATCTGGACAACTGGACAGCCATACAGAAACAGGAAAATGAACTCAAAACGCTGACAGACCGCATCCTGAACAATGCCATGACAGCCGGACAGAACGGCATTGCGGAGACGGAAGAGATCGCCGCCCGGACCGTTTCTTCCATAGACCTCACCTCCAAAGTCAACATGACCGGAATCATCGGCGCACTGGTCCTGGCCCTCATCATCTCAACCTTTATCACCAGAAGCATCACCCGCTCTGTCCTCAGAATGATCGGCCATATCAACCGGGGATCCGAACAGGTCGCGGCCGCCTCAGGTCAGCTCAGATCAGCCAGCAATTCCCTGGCCCGGGGGGCCTCCGAACAGGCAGCCGCTGCCGAGGAAACCGCTTCATCCATGGAGCAGATGGCATCTGTAACCCTTCAGAACGCTGATAATGCCCGGATGGCCGATACCCTCATGAACGAAGCGGTCACCGTCGTCAAAACCGCCAACCGGTCCATGGACGAACTGACCGGCTCAATGACTGAAATCATCCGGGCCAGTCAGGAAACCGGGGCCATCATCAAGACCATTGACGAGATCGCCTTTCAGACCAACCTGCTGGCCCTGAACGCGGCGGTGGAGGCCGCCAGGGCCGGAGAGGCCGGGGCCGGTTTCGCGGTGGTGGCCAGTGAGGTCAAAAATCTCGCCACCCGGTCGGCAGAGGCCGCCAGAAATACCGCAGGCCTGATTGAAGAAACCCTGGAAAAAATTCAGAAGGGAAGCGATGTCGTTACCAATGCCAATGATGCCTTTTCGGAAGTCTACCAGATTTCAACAAAAGCCGGTGAGCTGGTGAGCGAAATCGCCGCAGCATCGGACGACCAGACCCGTGGCATTGATCAGGTCAAAAAGGGGATTGAAGAGATGGACCTGGTCATCCAGCAAAATGCGGCCAATGCCGAGGAAACCTCCTCAGCCGCCAGCCAGATGCACGCCCAGGCCCGGCAGATGAAAGCGGTCGTCCGGGAGCTGGTTGTCCTGGTGACCGGCAACAGTTCGGATCTTACGGTTCAGGGGGAGAATATTGTGGCGCATACGGCCAGTGAGGAATATGCCCCGGCGCTCCCCGATGAGACAGACATGCCGGAACCGGAAACCCGGAATCATCAGCAGGCCCGCCTGCCCCGAAAGGAAATCTCTCCCGAAGAGGTCATTCCCTTTGACGAAGATGATTTCAGGGATTTTAAGGACTTTTAG
- a CDS encoding transporter substrate-binding domain-containing protein has product MKWKFIPGVTLILLSVPLLLNANMIRLSPEEQAWIQQHDTIVISGPKAFPPFQYIDDDGAFKGMASDYVLTISKMAGLKIKVVSDLPWAEVLEKIRRKEIDVLTCAAKTPGREEYLIYTKPHLSFPLIIVSRKDAPFISGFQDLHRKRIALTRKVSTYEWLQQEKTDFTPIFVQSPLEALEKVSLGHADATIQNLAAATWLIEKNGIANLKIAAPTSYGDYDLSIAVRRDWPELSGIFEKGLSALSPEQHNEIRQKWIAVRYEHGIHPKDIVKWVLLTCAVAAIVLSVFFLWNRRLAREIRERKKAESERERLITKLQSAIDEIKTLRGILPICSECKKIRDDKGYWTQIESYIMKHSEADFSHSICPGCAEKLYGHEEWYQKKGVDQIR; this is encoded by the coding sequence ATGAAATGGAAATTCATACCCGGCGTCACGCTGATCCTTCTGTCGGTCCCGCTTCTCCTCAATGCGAATATGATCCGGCTTTCGCCGGAAGAACAGGCATGGATACAGCAGCATGACACAATCGTCATCAGTGGCCCGAAAGCCTTTCCGCCGTTTCAGTATATTGATGACGACGGTGCATTCAAAGGCATGGCTTCTGATTATGTCCTTACCATTTCAAAAATGGCGGGGCTGAAAATCAAAGTCGTCAGCGACCTGCCCTGGGCCGAAGTGCTTGAAAAAATCAGACGGAAAGAGATTGATGTCCTGACATGCGCGGCAAAGACACCGGGGCGTGAGGAATACCTGATCTACACAAAACCGCACCTCTCCTTCCCTTTGATCATTGTCAGCCGCAAAGATGCGCCGTTTATCAGCGGATTTCAGGATCTGCACAGAAAAAGAATTGCACTTACACGGAAAGTTTCGACTTATGAATGGTTACAACAGGAAAAGACAGATTTCACCCCGATCTTCGTACAATCTCCCCTTGAAGCCCTTGAAAAAGTGTCTCTCGGCCATGCGGATGCAACCATTCAGAATCTGGCAGCCGCCACCTGGCTGATTGAAAAAAACGGCATTGCCAATCTTAAAATCGCCGCGCCCACGTCCTATGGAGACTATGATTTATCAATCGCTGTCCGCAGAGACTGGCCGGAATTATCAGGCATTTTTGAAAAAGGACTCAGCGCTTTAAGCCCGGAACAGCACAATGAAATTCGTCAGAAATGGATTGCTGTCCGCTATGAACACGGGATTCATCCGAAAGATATTGTGAAATGGGTATTACTGACCTGTGCTGTCGCCGCCATAGTCTTATCTGTATTTTTTCTGTGGAACAGAAGACTTGCCCGGGAAATCCGTGAGCGGAAAAAAGCTGAATCCGAAAGAGAAAGGCTGATTACAAAACTGCAAAGCGCAATTGATGAAATAAAAACATTACGCGGCATCCTGCCCATCTGCAGCGAGTGCAAGAAGATCCGGGATGACAAAGGGTACTGGACACAGATCGAGTCTTATATAATGAAGCATTCCGAAGCAGACTTCAGCCACAGCATCTGCCCGGGTTGTGCGGAAAAACTGTACGGACACGAAGAGTGGTATCAGAAAAAGGGCGTGGATCAAATCCGCTGA
- the dinB gene encoding DNA polymerase IV, protein MVPVRKIIHVDMDAFYASVEQRDRPGLRGKPVIVGGDPLHRGVVAACSYEARRFGIRSAMPGKTACRLCPQAVFLRPRFDVYRAVSAQIRGIFHQYTDRVEPLSLDEAFLDVTGNRPKIPWATRIAREIRQKILQQTGLTASAGVSFNKFLAKIASDVNKPDGLTVITPAMADAFIDGLPIGRFFGVGQATEQKMHRLGIRNGADLKRFGRADLVRFFGKAGHYFFDIAHGQDHRPVNPDRVRKSIGKETTLNEDIDDRPEMIRILERIALQLDPLIRQHRIRGTTLTLKVRYSDFQTVTRSLTLSEPVTGCGMMMGYVRDLLEKTEAGQKKVRLLGISISNLLNHRPEQFTQLHFPFETEMVKSAFPADVGI, encoded by the coding sequence ATGGTTCCTGTCAGAAAGATCATCCACGTTGATATGGACGCATTTTACGCCTCGGTGGAGCAGCGGGACCGGCCCGGACTCCGGGGAAAGCCGGTGATCGTGGGCGGCGATCCCCTGCATCGGGGAGTGGTGGCGGCCTGCTCCTATGAGGCGAGACGGTTCGGCATCCGATCGGCCATGCCCGGAAAAACCGCCTGCCGCCTCTGCCCCCAGGCGGTCTTTCTCCGGCCCCGGTTCGATGTGTACCGGGCCGTATCCGCTCAGATCCGGGGAATTTTTCACCAATATACGGACCGGGTGGAGCCGCTCTCTCTGGATGAGGCGTTTCTGGATGTGACCGGGAACAGGCCGAAAATCCCCTGGGCCACCCGCATCGCCAGAGAGATCCGGCAAAAGATTCTTCAGCAGACCGGCCTGACGGCCTCTGCCGGGGTGTCGTTCAACAAGTTCCTCGCCAAAATTGCCTCGGATGTCAACAAGCCCGACGGCCTGACGGTCATCACCCCGGCCATGGCCGATGCGTTTATTGACGGCCTGCCCATCGGCAGGTTTTTCGGAGTGGGGCAGGCGACCGAGCAGAAGATGCACCGGCTGGGCATTCGGAACGGCGCGGATCTGAAGCGGTTCGGGCGGGCGGATCTGGTCCGCTTTTTTGGCAAGGCCGGGCACTATTTTTTCGACATCGCCCACGGCCAGGATCACCGCCCGGTCAACCCGGACCGTGTCCGAAAGTCGATCGGAAAAGAGACGACGCTGAATGAGGATATCGACGACCGCCCGGAGATGATCCGAATCTTGGAGCGTATCGCCCTGCAGCTCGACCCGCTCATCCGGCAGCACCGTATCCGGGGAACCACCCTTACGCTGAAGGTCAGATATTCCGATTTTCAGACCGTCACCCGGAGCCTCACCCTGTCGGAGCCGGTGACCGGCTGTGGGATGATGATGGGGTATGTCCGCGACTTGCTGGAGAAGACCGAGGCCGGGCAGAAGAAGGTCCGCCTGCTGGGCATCAGCATCTCCAATCTCCTGAACCACCGGCCCGAACAGTTTACCCAGCTGCATTTTCCGTTTGAAACGGAGATGGTAAAATCAGCTTTTCCTGCTGATGTTGGCATCTGA
- a CDS encoding ABC transporter permease: protein MLNSRFILRQITNSGRQATVFVLCVTLSIVTLVALNGFGESVRRAMLRDARGLHGGDIIIRSYFPISRPLLDAVADLERQGRAESLRAYEFYSVVRTGHENRSLLADLKVVAPAYPFYGEVALASGRPLREVLTGGNVVAEQVLLDRLQVRIGDSLRVGRATLTIRDVVVRESDRPVNFLSFGPRLLVASADLTALDLMKKGSRVRHMLLLKIRSGENPDRLAADLRAVAAEGQEQVDTFRTARSRVRRFFDNFLFFLALIAIFTLLLAGIGIHSALTALLREKEKTIAVMKAVGATSRFVTLNWLAVILIFGLAGTALGLVSGISLQYFLPAVFGHLLPRDMELFISGRAVAEGSLLGVLVVMLFAVLPLHRIGAVRPASVFRKARPLRRRGPVFWLVIAVILLFFVSMILWQLKDIRIGAWFLGGIIGLILLTALVTQVILSGLKRIPVRSLALRQAFRGLFRPGNATRSVIITLSTAFAVVFSIYLVESNLDAAFVRSYPDDAPNLFFLDIQPGQEKAFTETLGIRTRFYPVIRSRLISVNGRKIDRQAEKKRRGDNLSRPFNLTYRDDLLADEAMLTGERMFRDDRGELQVSVLDTVAEIGAMAVGDRLAFRVQGIPVEAVISSIRTRRKETVRPYFYFVFPGDSLLRDAPQTIFSAVRVESKRISEIQSRIVSEFPNISVIDVTQAIGAFAGIMHRLSLVIRFFTVFSILAGVLIIISSVLATRFARIQEAVYFRILGAESQFVLAVFTLENAIIGLISALLALVISQVGSRIICVRIFDINCLPYAGASLFMVAGTVALVMGVGLLATLPVLKQKPVVFLREQTEE from the coding sequence ATGCTGAATAGCCGTTTTATCCTCAGACAGATCACCAACTCCGGCAGGCAGGCGACCGTCTTTGTACTCTGCGTCACCCTCTCCATCGTCACCCTTGTGGCCCTGAACGGGTTCGGCGAGAGCGTCCGGCGCGCCATGCTCAGGGACGCCAGGGGGCTTCACGGGGGCGACATCATTATCCGCTCCTATTTTCCCATCTCGCGGCCGCTTCTGGACGCGGTGGCCGACCTTGAACGACAGGGCCGGGCCGAAAGCCTCCGGGCCTATGAATTTTACTCCGTGGTGCGGACCGGCCATGAAAACCGCTCGCTGCTGGCCGACCTGAAGGTGGTGGCTCCGGCGTATCCCTTTTACGGAGAGGTGGCGCTGGCATCGGGCCGCCCCCTGCGCGAGGTGCTGACAGGGGGAAATGTGGTGGCGGAGCAGGTTCTGCTGGACCGGCTTCAGGTCCGTATCGGCGATTCACTCCGCGTGGGCCGGGCCACGCTCACCATCCGGGATGTGGTGGTCCGGGAGTCGGACCGGCCCGTGAATTTCCTCTCCTTCGGCCCCCGCCTGCTGGTGGCGTCCGCCGATCTGACGGCCCTGGACCTGATGAAAAAGGGGAGCCGGGTCCGGCACATGCTTTTGCTGAAGATCCGATCCGGGGAGAACCCGGACCGTCTGGCGGCCGACCTCCGGGCCGTGGCGGCTGAGGGACAGGAGCAGGTGGACACCTTCAGAACCGCCCGCTCCCGCGTCCGCCGTTTTTTTGACAACTTCCTCTTTTTTCTGGCCCTGATCGCCATTTTCACCCTGCTCCTGGCCGGGATCGGCATTCACAGCGCCCTGACCGCGCTGCTCCGGGAAAAGGAGAAGACCATTGCCGTGATGAAGGCTGTCGGCGCGACATCCCGTTTTGTCACACTCAACTGGCTGGCGGTGATCCTGATCTTCGGTCTGGCCGGGACAGCTCTGGGACTGGTCTCCGGCATCTCGCTCCAGTATTTTCTCCCTGCGGTGTTCGGCCATCTGCTGCCCCGGGATATGGAACTCTTCATTTCCGGGCGGGCCGTGGCCGAAGGGAGTCTTCTGGGCGTACTGGTGGTGATGCTCTTCGCCGTTTTGCCCCTGCACCGCATCGGGGCGGTTCGCCCGGCGTCGGTCTTCCGAAAGGCGCGTCCTCTCCGCCGGCGGGGACCGGTATTCTGGCTGGTTATCGCCGTGATTCTTCTCTTTTTCGTGAGCATGATTTTATGGCAGTTGAAGGACATCAGAATCGGGGCCTGGTTTCTGGGAGGGATCATCGGCCTGATTCTGCTGACCGCGCTGGTGACACAGGTGATACTCTCTGGCCTGAAGCGCATTCCCGTCCGATCACTGGCGCTGCGGCAGGCCTTCAGGGGACTTTTCCGCCCCGGCAACGCCACCCGCTCCGTCATCATCACCCTGTCCACCGCCTTTGCCGTGGTCTTTTCCATCTACCTCGTGGAATCCAATCTGGACGCGGCCTTTGTCCGCTCCTACCCGGATGACGCGCCCAACCTCTTTTTTCTCGATATTCAGCCGGGTCAGGAAAAGGCCTTTACCGAAACCCTGGGCATCCGCACCCGCTTTTATCCGGTGATCCGGTCCCGGCTCATCTCGGTCAATGGCCGGAAGATCGACCGGCAGGCCGAGAAAAAACGGCGGGGCGATAACCTGTCCCGGCCCTTTAACCTCACATACCGGGACGATCTGCTGGCGGACGAGGCCATGCTGACGGGGGAGCGCATGTTCCGGGACGACAGGGGCGAACTTCAGGTGTCGGTGCTGGACACGGTGGCGGAGATCGGGGCGATGGCGGTCGGCGACCGGCTGGCGTTCAGGGTTCAGGGGATTCCGGTGGAGGCCGTTATCTCCAGCATCCGCACCCGGAGGAAGGAGACGGTGCGGCCCTATTTCTACTTTGTGTTTCCCGGAGATTCCCTGCTCCGGGACGCCCCCCAGACCATCTTTTCCGCTGTGCGGGTGGAATCGAAGCGGATTTCGGAAATCCAGAGCCGGATCGTATCAGAATTTCCCAACATCAGCGTTATTGATGTGACCCAGGCCATCGGCGCGTTTGCGGGCATCATGCACCGGCTCTCCCTGGTGATCCGTTTTTTTACGGTCTTCAGCATTCTGGCCGGCGTGCTGATCATCATCAGCTCTGTTCTGGCCACCCGGTTCGCCCGGATACAGGAGGCGGTCTATTTCAGAATCCTGGGGGCTGAAAGCCAGTTTGTGCTGGCGGTGTTCACCCTGGAAAACGCCATCATCGGCCTGATCAGCGCCCTGCTGGCCCTGGTCATCTCCCAGGTCGGCAGCCGGATTATCTGCGTCCGTATCTTTGATATCAACTGCCTGCCGTATGCGGGCGCAAGCCTTTTCATGGTGGCCGGGACCGTGGCCCTGGTGATGGGGGTGGGCCTGCTGGCCACGCTTCCGGTGTTAAAACAGAAACCGGTGGTTTTTCTCAGAGAACAGACGGAGGAGTAA